Genomic window (Candidatus Paceibacterota bacterium):
GACGAGAAAGAGCTTAGTGTTGGTGGGAAAGAATTTACTTCCCGCGGCGAAACTTTCGATACCGCGATATATCGAAGTATGTTGAAGCATCCCAAAGTGGTGGGGATAGGGGAATGCGGACTCGACTACTATCATCTCGATGAGGAGTCAATAAAAATCCAGCAGGAGAATTTCGAAATGCAGATTGATTTGGCGAATGAATCAGGAAAGCCTTTGATGCTCCATGTAAGATCAAATAAAGAGTCCGGGAAAAGTGCTTATAAAGACGCACT
Coding sequences:
- a CDS encoding TatD family hydrolase, with protein sequence MKFQFVDIHTHVNFAAFEKDREEIIQRALDARVAMINVGTQVDTSRKAIEMVEKYENCYAIVGLHPVHTSKSFHDEKELSVGGKEFTSRGETFDTAIYRSMLKHPKVVGIGECGLDYYHLDEESIKIQQENFEMQIDLANESGKPLMLHVRSNKESGKSAYKDAL